In Agelaius phoeniceus isolate bAgePho1 chromosome 18, bAgePho1.hap1, whole genome shotgun sequence, one genomic interval encodes:
- the C18H22orf15 gene encoding uncharacterized protein C22orf15 homolog isoform X2: MESVCPGLCRSSQRCLQGGARQHHHVRHANCQEMVNLLCCVQTLTGHLKWKCQCRPEDCIDLMDEKGTLMNLSKVEDPASEYAREENSEAICYESLLEDLGKHYPELPDRLQQLSAKTQRTEQRKKGSLQRAQPHTSSRARNRTTLQSKRSLEHKSTPK; this comes from the exons ATGGAGTCTGTCTGTCCTGGGCTCTGCCGCAGCTCCCAgcgctgcctgcagggaggggcacGGCAGCACCACCATGTTCGCCACG CCAACTGCCAAGAGATGGTGaacctgctctgctgtgtccaGACCCTCACAGGCCACCTGAAGTGGAAGTGTCAGTGCAGGCCTGAAG ACTGCATTGATCTTATGGATGAAAAGGGCACCCTGATGAACCTGAGCAAAGTGGAAGATCCTGCATCTGAATATGCCA gagaagaaaaCTCTGAAGCCATCTGCTACGAATCCTTGCTTGAGGACCTGGGGAAACACTACCCTGAGCTCCCAG ATcggctgcagcagctctcagcaAAGACTCAGAGGACAGAGCAGAGGAAGAAGGGCTCCTTGCAGAGAGCTCAGCCTCACACCAGCTCCCGAGCCAGGAACAGAACCACCTTACAGAGCAAGAGGAGCCTGGAACACAAGAGCACCCCTAAATGA
- the C18H22orf15 gene encoding uncharacterized protein C22orf15 homolog isoform X1 — MESVCPGLCRSSQRCLQGGARQHHHVRHANCQEMVNLLCCVQTLTGHLKWKCQCRPEDCIDLMDEKGTLMNLSKVEDPASEYASKYLQGRQRYILIRAVREENSEAICYESLLEDLGKHYPELPDRLQQLSAKTQRTEQRKKGSLQRAQPHTSSRARNRTTLQSKRSLEHKSTPK, encoded by the exons ATGGAGTCTGTCTGTCCTGGGCTCTGCCGCAGCTCCCAgcgctgcctgcagggaggggcacGGCAGCACCACCATGTTCGCCACG CCAACTGCCAAGAGATGGTGaacctgctctgctgtgtccaGACCCTCACAGGCCACCTGAAGTGGAAGTGTCAGTGCAGGCCTGAAG ACTGCATTGATCTTATGGATGAAAAGGGCACCCTGATGAACCTGAGCAAAGTGGAAGATCCTGCATCTGAATATGCCAGTAAATACCTGCAGGGAAGGCAGCGCTACATCCTCATCAGAGCTGTCC gagaagaaaaCTCTGAAGCCATCTGCTACGAATCCTTGCTTGAGGACCTGGGGAAACACTACCCTGAGCTCCCAG ATcggctgcagcagctctcagcaAAGACTCAGAGGACAGAGCAGAGGAAGAAGGGCTCCTTGCAGAGAGCTCAGCCTCACACCAGCTCCCGAGCCAGGAACAGAACCACCTTACAGAGCAAGAGGAGCCTGGAACACAAGAGCACCCCTAAATGA
- the VPREB3 gene encoding pre-B lymphocyte protein 3: protein MSRVVVGECVWGHFRVRVRGDTAQPSLTASLVCAAARAQPVLSQPPSVSVQPGQSARLSCTLSPQYNISHFGISWYQQRPGHSLRYLLYYNSERDKHKAAKTPDRFSATKDLASNACILTIAAACQDDNGTYYCALSPALRWL from the coding sequence ATGAGCAGGGTGGTGGTTGGGGAATGTGTTTGGGGACATTTCAGGGTGAGGGTGAGGGGGGACACGGCTCAGCCATCACTAACTGCATCCCTGGTGtgtgcagctgccagggctcagcctgtgctgagccagCCTCCCTCGGTGTCGGTGCAGCCCGGGCAGAGCGCTCGGCTCTCCTGCACGCTGAGCCCGCAGTACAACATCAGCCACTTCGGCATCTCCTGGTACCAGCAGCGCCCAGGGCACTCCCTCAGGTATCTGCTCTACTACAACTCCGAGAGAGACAAGCACAAGGCTGCCAAGACTCCCGACCGCTTCTCGGCCACCAAAGACCTGGCCAGCAACGCCTGCATCCTCACCATCGCAGCCGCCTGCCAGGACGACAATGGCACCTATTACTGTGCCCTGTCCCCCGCCCTCAGGTGGCTCTAG
- the C18H22orf15 gene encoding uncharacterized protein C22orf15 homolog isoform X3 codes for MESVCPGLCRSSQRCLQGGARQHHHVRHANCQEMVNLLCCVQTLTGHLKWKCQCRPEDCIDLMDEKGTLMNLSKVEDPASEYASKYLQGRQRYILIRAVREENSEAICYESLLEDLGKHYPELPGLLWAVRAFRHQGRGQAGLLCRTPPTEE; via the exons ATGGAGTCTGTCTGTCCTGGGCTCTGCCGCAGCTCCCAgcgctgcctgcagggaggggcacGGCAGCACCACCATGTTCGCCACG CCAACTGCCAAGAGATGGTGaacctgctctgctgtgtccaGACCCTCACAGGCCACCTGAAGTGGAAGTGTCAGTGCAGGCCTGAAG ACTGCATTGATCTTATGGATGAAAAGGGCACCCTGATGAACCTGAGCAAAGTGGAAGATCCTGCATCTGAATATGCCAGTAAATACCTGCAGGGAAGGCAGCGCTACATCCTCATCAGAGCTGTCC gagaagaaaaCTCTGAAGCCATCTGCTACGAATCCTTGCTTGAGGACCTGGGGAAACACTACCCTGAGCTCCCAG ggctcctgtgggcagtGAGGGCATTCAGGCACCAAGGGAGGGGAcaagcagggctgctgtgcaggaCCCCTCCCACTGAGGAGTGA